CATAATGAGACGGTTCACTTCGTCGTTTGTCGACTGGACGCCGATTTCAAAGCGGAACAGCCCGGGCGGCGCCTCCTTGTTTAAAAACTCGATGACCTCCGGGCGCATAATGTCGGCGGTAATTTCAAACTGAAATACCGTTCCCGGTACATGTTCGTCAATTAAAAAGCGAAACATGTCCATTGCATAGCTGCGGCTGATGTTGAACGTCCGGTCGACGAACTTGATCGTCCGCGCTCCGTGTTTCATTAAATAGCGTAAATCATCCTTGATTTTTTCACGGTCAAAATAGCGGACACCTACTTCAATCGAGGACAGGCAAAATTGGCAACTGAACGGGCAGCCGCGGCTTGTCTCCACATAGATGATCCGGTTCGGAAGATGTGGGATGTCTTCCGGAAAGCGAAACGGCGACGGCATATCAGCAAGGCGGAGCTTGTTCCGTTGTGGATTCATGACGATGCGGTCTCCATCGCGAAACGCCAGCCCTGCGACATCTGCCACTTCTTTGCGGCCTTCTAAGGCAAAGAGCAGCTGTTTAAACGTTTCTTCCCCTTCACCGATGACGATAAAATCCAATTCCGGCACCCGCTCCATCCATTCACGCACATCGTACGACACTTCCGGTCCGCCGGCGACGATGACAATATTCGGCGCTGCTTTTTTCAACAGCTTGACGACTTTGATCGTTTCTTCAATGTTCCAAATGTAGCAGCTGAAGCCGATGACATCCGGACGGCGTTGGTACAAATCAGTCACAATGTTCAGCACCGGGTCTTTGATCGTATACTCAACAAGCTTGACGTCAAATTCGGGCTGAGCGTATGCTTTTAAATAGCGGATGGCTAAATTCATATGAATGTATTTGGCGTTCAATGTCGCACAGACGATGTTCATCGCAACAAAACCCCTTTGTCTATAATATAGCAGCAAAACTCCTTTGTCTATAATTTATAGATGCAATTGGAAGCTTTCATTTGGCTTTAAGCGAGGGGGGAGAGTTGACTATCATGCAGTTTAGCCAAATGAAAAAGCAGAAAAACTTGTCGAACATTGTGGAAAAGAATTTTAAAAAATCTTCGTAAATCAAGGGAGGAGTAAATTTTTCCACATCGAATATATATTTCGTTGAATGGTTTGAATAGACAAGGAGAGATGGATATGGCCCAAAGCCTTTCTCCTCGGGAAGAACAAAATGCATCGCCGGATGTGCGGTCGCTTGAAGAGGAAAATCGGCGGTTAAAAGAGCGGTTGAACAGTTATTCGATCATTTTTGAGCGGTCGCTCGATGCGATCGTGATTTTAAATAAAAACGGTGAATTTGTCGATGTGAACGAAGCGGCGTGCAAGCTGTTTGAGATGGATAAGTTTTCGTTGATCGGCCATTCGTTTTCTTCGTTCCTCGAACTTGTGCCGCCCGATATTTTGCTGTTTCAGCGCTCGATGTTGCAAAAGTTCGGTTCGTTCAGCGATGAACTGCTCATCAAACTGCCGGACGGCAAAGTGAAGCATGTGGAATTTTCGATGAAAAAGGATGTGTTCGACGAATTTGACCTTGTCATGATGCGCGACATCTCAGCCCATAAGGCGCTTGAGCGCGAACGCATCATTCATGAGTTTTTGTTTCGCGACGTATTCAACCGCGCCGTTGACGGCATCGTCATTTTCGATGAATTTGGGCGGTTTATCGATGTCAATCCGGCGTTTTCGATGAGCTTGAACTTGGAAAAAGGAAAACTGCTCAATTTGTCGTTTCAGCAGTTCGTCGCCCGTGAATGCGCCAATGAGTTCGCTCGGCTGCTCGCGGAAGTGAAAGAAAAGGGAACGGCCAAAGGCGAGTTGTCGCTTGTCCGCCCGGACGGAACGGTGAAAATGTTTGAGCTGACGGCGACTTCCAACGTCTATAGCGGGTTTTACATGGCCATTATGCGCGATGTGACAGAAAGAAAAAATATGGAAATCAAGTTGCAAAAAAGCGAAGAACGGTTCCGGGCTATTTTCGAACAAGCGCATGAGGCGATCCTCATTTGGGACGATTTTGGCTACATATTGAACGCCAATCCGGCGGCGAGCCGGACGTTTGAGCTGCCCTTGAATTTGCTTGTGCGCCGCAATTTGTTTGATTTTGTCGACTATGGGGACGAAAAGGTGAAACGCATTTTCAGCGAGTTCCGGCGCAAAGGGGAAATCCGTGACGAGCTGACGTTTCATATGCCGAACGGTGAGGATAAGCAGCTCGAGTTCACAATGAAAAAAGGAGCGATCGACGGGTACCACTTGACGATTTTCCGCAATGTGAGCGAGCGGCGGAAAATCGAGCGCGAGCTGCGCGAAAGCGAGCAAAAGTTCCGGAGCATTTTCGATCATGCGATGGATGGTATTTTGCTTTGGGATGCCAAGCATCGGATCATCGACGCCAATCCGGTTGTCTGCGGCATTTTTTCCGTCGAAAAGGAGGCGCTGCTTGGCCGAATGGTGGTCGAGCTCGTTCCGGAGCGGGCGCGCCGCCAGCTCAACAAGCTGCTTCAACAATGCCAAC
Above is a window of Geobacillus thermoleovorans DNA encoding:
- a CDS encoding B12-binding domain-containing radical SAM protein, with amino-acid sequence MNIVCATLNAKYIHMNLAIRYLKAYAQPEFDVKLVEYTIKDPVLNIVTDLYQRRPDVIGFSCYIWNIEETIKVVKLLKKAAPNIVIVAGGPEVSYDVREWMERVPELDFIVIGEGEETFKQLLFALEGRKEVADVAGLAFRDGDRIVMNPQRNKLRLADMPSPFRFPEDIPHLPNRIIYVETSRGCPFSCQFCLSSIEVGVRYFDREKIKDDLRYLMKHGARTIKFVDRTFNISRSYAMDMFRFLIDEHVPGTVFQFEITADIMRPEVIEFLNKEAPPGLFRFEIGVQSTNDEVNRLIMRKQNFAKLSRTVTMIKEGGKIAQHLDLIAGLPEEDYNSFRKTFNDVFALRPEELQLGFLKLLRGTGLRLRAEEYGYVYMDHAPYEVLANNVLSFDDVIRIKQVEDVLEKYWNAHRMDETIEYLVTDVFPSPFDFFQQFGTYWDERGWARIGHQLEDLFRRLHEFLRTCAPDALPVAESLMKYDYLRGQKHKPRKPWWEEKTEKTTRTTVYRALLERPEALGEDFAALGLGEKELFKHTVVEIVPVDVGCYIAAKQLSFAPTAIVAYFDPSGTGTTVFSAPLSTLFASSASD
- a CDS encoding PAS domain-containing sensor histidine kinase, with product MAQSLSPREEQNASPDVRSLEEENRRLKERLNSYSIIFERSLDAIVILNKNGEFVDVNEAACKLFEMDKFSLIGHSFSSFLELVPPDILLFQRSMLQKFGSFSDELLIKLPDGKVKHVEFSMKKDVFDEFDLVMMRDISAHKALERERIIHEFLFRDVFNRAVDGIVIFDEFGRFIDVNPAFSMSLNLEKGKLLNLSFQQFVARECANEFARLLAEVKEKGTAKGELSLVRPDGTVKMFELTATSNVYSGFYMAIMRDVTERKNMEIKLQKSEERFRAIFEQAHEAILIWDDFGYILNANPAASRTFELPLNLLVRRNLFDFVDYGDEKVKRIFSEFRRKGEIRDELTFHMPNGEDKQLEFTMKKGAIDGYHLTIFRNVSERRKIERELRESEQKFRSIFDHAMDGILLWDAKHRIIDANPVVCGIFSVEKEALLGRMVVELVPERARRQLNKLLQQCQRTGEASGEVEFFDEGKGRIIEFSLKKEVIPGVGMMMLRDVTERKEMELQLRKSDTLNVVGELAAGIAHEIRNPMTALKGFIQLLQGSIDGDYSMYFNVIMSELKRIESIITEFLVLAKPQAVQYKQNDICKIMQDTIDLISAQAMMHNVQIIADFERGLPPVYCEPNQLKQVFINILKNAIEVMPKGGDITVRITRAGCYVRISITDQGCGIPKDKIKKLGEPFYTTKERGTGLGLMVSYKIIEEHQGKIEVESEVGVGTTFHITLPIERMEREDDDDD